CTTGGCTGATAGCGAGTTAGCGAGTTAATCGCGCCGCCTTCATCAATAATGTGACCCGTGCTACCTACTGTTTTACCAGGGCTGAACCAAGCGCCTTGACCTAGTGCAAATACGCCTGGCGTCACACGTGGCGTAATACGCACTTTAACGGCAATAGAACCACGTTCGTTATACATCTCAACGTTATCGCCAGAGCTTAAACTATGCTTTGCTGCATCCATTGGGTTAACCCAAACTGCATCTTCAACCGCTTCTCTTAACCAAGGTACGTTGTGGTAGCTTGAGTGAGTACGGCCTTTAGTGTGGTAACCCGCTAACTGAATTGGGTAGTCTGTACTGGTGTCTTCATCTTCAAAACCATCCCAAGTCACTGTGTACTGTGGAATAGCGGTGATGGTATCTCCCTTAACACCAGTTGGGTTTAGTGGGCTGTTTTCTTGATCCCAGTTAGCGGCACGCCATGCAAGTTCAGCTGAGTAGATCTCAATCTTGCCACTTGGGGTCGATAAGGCTTCGCCGCCCTTAATGTAGCTTTCAAGTGCAACGTAGTTGTCGTTCATGTTCTTACGGAAAAAACCAACCTCTTGTGCTTCTTTATAAGTTGCTGGGAACGCCGGTACAACCCCTGCATTTTTACTGCTATCTCTGGTCTTTTGGTAAAGCTCTTCTAGCCACTCGCTTTCAGTCTTACCTTCAGTGAACTCAGCTTCACAACCCATGTATTTAGCAATCAACGCAGATGCTTCATACATAGATTTACAGTCCCACATAGGCTCGATAGCTGACTTCATTGCAGTAATATAACCAAGAGCACCTGATGCGTAGCTGTCATTAACCAAATCGTTAGACTCTAACCAACTAGTATCCGGCAAAATAATATCGGCAAATTTAGCGCCAGGTGTCATCCAGCAATCACAGCTAACAATCAGCTCAACGCCTGATTCATCTTGATAGATCTCAGCGGTGTTGTTGATCTGTGCATGTTGGTTTAGCAAGGTGCTGTCAGATGCAGAAATAATCACTTTAATGTTAGTGCCAAGTGGTGTGTCTAGACCATCAGTACCTTTAACACCATGGCTGCGAGCAGTCATCGTTTCACCGTGATGAATCGCTTCAGACCAAGTAAAGAATGAAATTTTCTCTTTGACTGGATTAGCACCTGCTGGGATCCCTGCGCGGTACATGCCACTCATGTATGGCAGTTCACCATTTGATGAACCCAAGGTACCTAGCTTGCCTGTGAGTACTGACAACATGTACAAGGCACGTACAGTTTGCTCACCATTGGCTTGGCGGTTAACACCCGCGCCAGCAACAATGTAAGGCGCTTGTGCTTCTTGCAGGTCGGTCGCCATTTGCTGAATTTTTCCAGCTGGAATACCAGTGATTTCCTCAGCCCATTGCGCTGTTTTCTTCGGCGCGTCAGCATAGATACCAAGCCCAAGAATGTAGTCACGGTAGTTCTCTTCTGGGTTCATGACAGCAGCATATTCTTGCTTAGTCTCATCACCACTTGCTGCGAAAATTTCTTTTTGCGCTTGAATCGATGCAGCGTCAAAACCAACCGCGTACTTATTGATAAAATCTAGTGAGTTGGCATCAACCCAACCTGAATTTATCATTTGATAAGCAACCGCTTCTGCTAATGCAGCATCTGTACCAGGACGGATAGGTAACCATGTAGACTCTTTACCTAACATTGAGTCTGTGTAACGAGGATCGATCATGGTCACTTTAAGGCCGTTAGCCTTTTGCAGAGCCTTAAGGTAGTCATAACCTTCACCGCTACCAGACTGACGGATCTCACTAGGGTTATAAGCAAAGCCGAGTAAGAAGTCGCTGTTAGCAAGCGTTACCGTTGACGAACCTTTAGTACTACCGGTACCAAATGTATGCGCTGCCGCTTCTTGCTGCTGCGCCCACGAGTAGTTACCGTAGTAGCTCAAGCAACCGCCATTTAGGTTTAGCAGGCGATTGAAACAACCATTTGATGCAAAGCCATAGTAAGCGCCAGACCCATAGCTGCGGAAAATAGCTTTGTTACCATGCTCTGCAATCACTGAAGTTAGCTTAGTAGCGATAGTCTTAGCAGCTTCGTCCCAAGTAATAGGTACAAACTTGCCTTCACCACGCTTACCAACACGCTTCATTGGCGACTTTAGACGGTCAACAGCATAGGTACGCTGACGCAGTGAGCGCCCACGAGCACAAGCACGCACTTGGTAAATGTCATCACCATCGGTAATGTCATGATCTGTTTCAACACGAGTAATCACACCATCACGGCTGAAAACTTTAACTGGGCAGTTTGAACCACAGTTTACTAGGCACGCAGACCAAGTAATTTGCTCATCACCCACGGGTGGTTTAGGCGGAATAACATTGGCATCATCAGAGCTGGAATTACAGCCTGTAACCGTTGCTGCACAGCCCAGCGCAGCACTCATTTTTAAGAAACTTCTACGTTCCATAATCTCGTTTTCCTCAAACTTAAAATGTGACTGATCCGACTTAAAGCAGCTTGTAGCTGAAGGTCAACATCAGTTGATGGGCGTTATAATTGTGATTTAGTTCACCTAGGGTGATTAATCCTGAATTGTTATCGGCTGTGACCGCTGCGCTGTCTGTATCGAAATAACGCTCAAACTGGTAAGCCAGTTTCAGTGCCATTTGCGGCGAGATCAGGTATTGGCCATAAAGACTTACACTGTGGTTATAGGAATAGTAAGCACCGTAAGCACCGTCACTTGATGGATTAACACCTGTGTTGCTTTCGGAGTTGGCAAAAAGGTAATCCATGCCTAAGGTCAGTCTATCTTCCATCAGGCCAGAGTAGGTTGCGCCTAGCCCTAGGTTGATAAATTCGTCACGAATTTCAGTATGCCAAATAGCGCTTTGATCGCCACTTTGGTCTGAATCAATCCATTGCTGACCGGCAAAAGCATAAACGGATAATGGCGTTGATAACTGCATATGTACGTTAGCGTCATAGCCATAATCTTTAGCCTGAGTTAAACCAATTTCAGTCGCGTCATAGTCATCATTGGCATAGTAAGTGCTAACATCAAAGGTCAACCACTCTAGTGGCGTGTAGCTGGCTCTGGCATTGATCTCGCTGCGATTACGATCTGCCAGGTGATACTTGCGCATCAACGAATCTGTTTCGTCAGAGGTGATTTCATCGGCTTGGTAATCACTGCCACCGCGCTCGCCATAACTCAAACCAAAATCAAGGGTTAGCTTATCGATAGCACGAATGCTGAGTTTGCTCCAAAGCTCATTATCTTGAGTCTCTTCACGCTCACCATAACTGCGTTCAACTTGCTTGTAGTCATAACCCGCTTGCAGACGGTAGCCACTGGCTAAACGGTAGCTTGCGTTAGCTTTAAATGATTGGCGTTCAATATCCATCGGCGTGTTTTGCTTGAATGCACCCGACATGGAGTTGTATTCATACTGGGCAAAATCAAATACTGAAGAGCGGTTATCACGCTTGCTGTAGTCGTAACTTGCCCCTAAGCGTAAGCGATTACTCACTCGCGTACTTGCCGCTAGATTGCTACTAAAGGTGTCGACTTGGCCATCCCAGTTCTGGATAGGGTTACCACTCATCTGTACTAGGTCTTGATCTTGGATCATACGACCCGATACCACGCGGCCACTAAAGACACTTGAGGCTAGACGATATTGACCCGATAACGACAGCTGATGTGCTTGGTTATCAGGCGTTGCACTGTAGACATCGTAGTTGTATGGCAGGCTTAGGTCGCTAATATTGTTCTCATAACGAGAGCCGTGATAGCTCAATTCTGACAGCCAGTTATCACCATCAAGCACTACACCTGCACTGAACTTATCGGTAGTTTCATCCACAGGCTCAGCAAAGTTTACTGGGCTTGGACTCATCAAACTTGCAGAGCGATTACCCGTTTTGTCTTCGCGGTCATAACGGGCATAACTACTAAGGCCAAGTTCGGTTAGCTTAGAAAAGTCATACTCAAAACCAATACCACTGCGCTGTCTCTGTAGATTAAGGTCGAGTACGCGAGTTTGCTCACTTGGCGTGAGCATACCCTTGTTATGCCACAGATTAGTTTGTGCATCGCTATACTGATTAGTGGTAATCGTTTGAAAATCAACATCAAGCTTATACTGCTCACTCTTAGCAGCTTCGATGTTGATAAAACCATTATCCATGCCTAACTGATGCGCCTGAACCTTAGCGCGATAGCCGCTTTTCTGGTATGCCATATCGGCGTTAACACCCGCGATAGCACCATCAGTACCAGTGCCAAGCTGATTAATTGCATGGTCGTCATCAGAACCAATAGCGCCAACACTTGCGCCCATCGAACCTGAATAGCCATCATTAGAAACACAACGCTTACACTGGTAATTCGCTGTTTTTAGATTTTCAGTATTTGCTTGTTGGACACCGAAATCGGCCGCTATCGCACCAGTTGCCGTTCCGAAAAAGGCTAGAGTGATCAAATTTAAAGAAAATAATTTAGTTAAACGCATAATACTCACTCCTAGTCTTAACGGGCAAAGTTGCTGCCAGCTGGATGGTTAGAACCATGGATTTTGCTGTGACAATTTAGGCAGCTTTTACCTGCACTAAAGGCATCTTGACCCGCTTGCGTTGCTACGCGGCTTGCGTGACCATCATCAGCGTGGCATTGCTGGCACAACTGAGGTGTTCGTGTCTTAAGCAAAGCGTCGTTAACACTGCCGTGTGCTGTATGGCAGCTTGAGCAGTCTTCCATTACAGGTGCATGCTCCCACAGGAATGGTCCGCGTTTATCGGCGTGACATTCGGCGCAGGTTTCATTTAGGCTTGGCTTGATCAACGCACTTTCGGACATTGAACCGTGTGGGTTATGGCAATCGATACAGGTCATCTGATCCCATTTCATTGGGTGCGATGAACGCTTATTCATATCCGCTTTAGCGCGGGTATGGCATGAGGTACAAGTATCGTTAACCATGAGACGGTCAAGTGCAGGGTCTTTAGCGGCATGAACGCTATGACAATCAGCACAGGCCACCTCTTCTAAGTTGTGGGTACTGTTATGCCACGCCATCTGCTTAGGGTCGTTATGACACCCCTGACAAACACTGTTCTGAGTTTCTGCAGGCAGCTTGCTGCCGTCGCTAAAGCTAATCATTGGCTCTTTTCCACCACGATTATGCTTACCTAGTGGACCGTGACAGGCTTCGCACTGCATGCCAGCCATTGGTGACTTGCTGCTATTCATATCGCCATGAACGCCATCAAAAATCGCTAACACCTTAGCGCTTTTTTTATGGCACATAAGGCAAGTATCTGCACCTTTAGTAGAGTATTTACCTTCGGCAAACTTCTCGGTTAACTTTTGTTCGAGTTGCTCAGAATCAAGAGAATCCCAAGGAGTTGCTTGGGCTGGAAAAACAATAATGAGTAATGAGAGTAAACTCGTAGCCATGAACTTGGCCATAAAACTCACTGACTTTATGCTATTGAAGAAGGACATTAACTGACAGACCTGTTGTATATCGATAGAGGTATTCTAGAGTCTGTTCAGCAATTGTTTCAAGCGCATACATGATGGACTTAAAGTTGAGGTTTAAGCCATAATTTTAGAGAAACCAATTACTAGCTCACAATATAAACATGCGGATCAAGTACACCTTCAAAGCAGTGAAGAATAAAATAACTATATATTTCAGCAGAATGAAGTTCAGATGGGAATGATTATTATCTTTAGCAGTTATTAATTTAGTAAAGTTATGTAAATCAATTGATTTTACGGTGATAAGTTATCGGCGTTAGATCACGAAAATATTTCGCACTCGTCAGCACAAACGCAAGAGTACTACTTAAGTTATAGCCGGTAGTGTTAAAATTTAAACGAATCACAACAGATACACAGTAAATATAAGCATCTACTTTTCAATATTAATCAGCTCTAATCATAAAAAATGACCTTGAAACAAATCTCAAACCACAGTCAGCTTTATTCACAACAGACCGATAATGAACATATCGGATAACAGTTGTGGCAAGCTGTTCACGGTTTGTTCGAGAAGTGACTCAACTTAATTTGAGTACTCGATCAATTATCAGTGTTATATGTAAGTTACCTACCTAAGTGCTCAAAAAAACTATAGGTTAGCAGCCTCAAATTAGGGCTCAGTACGTTGCGGCACCACCAGTACATTACTTCGAATTCGCGATAAAATTGATTCAGCGGTATTGCCGACAACATAACCCAGTATGCCTTGCCTCTGCCGAGCCCCCATAACCAAATACTGTGCTTTCAACCGGCAACTCAACTCAAAGAGGCACATGTCAGCATCACCAGCCAAAATATGGACATACTCTTTGTCTAGCCCTAGCTGCTCGATCTCTTGGCTATGACGCTGATAGGCATCCTTAATTAAGGTTCGGCTATTGACCAGATCCATATCCCGCAATACTTTAGGCACACGGATCACAAAACCTAAATGAAGCTCATAACCCGTTGCAGCTGAAAGTTTTTTTGCTTGCGTTATAACGGCTTGATTGAGTGCTTGCTTAGATGGATTATCACTTCCTAAATCCACTGCCATTAAAATTGACTTGGCTCGATTCAACGGGTTATTACTAAGTAACATCAGCGGTACTTTAGTGTGACGAATGAGCTGCCAATCCAAGGGGAGGAAATGCGCTGACTCATGGATAGATTTTACCATCATGGCATATTCATCACAGCCAGCATGCCCGCAAGCCTGTTCGAATATGTTTTTACACCACATACTAACTATGGGGATATTGGGCGCATTAAGCTCGCTCAGTTGCTGCCGAACATATGCAATATCATCGGCTAATACTTGTGCCCGCACAGACGCTGCAATACGAGGATTATAGTAGGCATCACCACTGAGGGACTCATAACTGTATGCGGCAATCTCAGGGGCTAGTTCCAGCTGTTCAGCCAACACAACACCTGCTGCTACGGCGTTGGCTTGTTGTTGATTTTTCTGTGAAATTATGAGTATCTTATCCATAAATGCCTCCTTAAGCGGGCTTTACTTCAACATAGCAAATGACTGAATTTACTCCTTGATCTTCATCATTAAAACGCTCAATATTCAAGCAACGTTAGCAGTAATTACGAGGCAAATATGGCGGTAGACCTGTTTATTATCTCGTTATGTTTAATTCTATTTTGCGGTAAAGTTTTTGGTAGTCTATTCGAGCGGTTAGCAATGCCTGCCGTGGTCGGAGAGATCCTCGCAGGCCTTCTTTTAGGGCCGACATTATTGAATTTTGTCACCCCTCACCCAACTTTAGCGGTCATGGCTGAATTAGGGGTGATTTTGCTGCTATTTTCAATTGGCTGCGAAACATCCATTAAGCGACTCTATCAAGCCGGCGGCCGCGCAGTGGCTGTTGCTGTGCTAGGGATCTTATCCCCGGCTATCTTGATGGGATTAAGTAGTGCTTATTATCTTACCGACTCCCTATTTACCGCTATTTATCTAGGGTGCGCATTAACCGCCACCAGCATAGGCATCTCATTACGTGTATTGGTTCAAGCTAACCAAGGACAGACTACCGTTGGTAATATTATTTTAGGTGCAGCGGTAATTGACGACGTCATAGGAGTGATATTACTCAGTATCCTGTTTAATTTTGCTAGCCAGGGAGCGCTTGATATCGCTAGTACCTTGCTACTGATCGGCAAGGTGCTTTTATTTTTGATCCTCACCCCACCAATCGCTAGGGCACTGCTCTATCTTGCCCGAGCGTTCAAACCCGCTAACGATAATTCCGGATATGAAGTCGTCATAGCCATGATATTAGTTTGCTTATTTTCGTGGCTGGCGCACCTGTTTGCAGCACCAGCATTACTCGGTGGTTTCGCTGTAGGCTTAGCGCTGAGTCGACAATTCATCTCTCCATTCAATCGCTATTTAGTTAATCCCTTCGCCTTTACGCACAAAATGGAATTATCAACCAAGACGCTCGTTGACGTGTTTACACCAATCTTTTTTGTCTATGTTGGTATTAGTTTAGATCTAAGTCAGCTCGATTACAGTGCCAGTGGCGTATTGCTGTTACTGTGGCTATCTCTACTGGCAATTTTAAGTAAACTTGCCGCTGGTTGGCTTGCTGGAGGGGGATGGAAAAATAAACTCATTGTAGGCAGTGCCATGGTACCTCGTGGCGAGGTGGGCTTAGTATTTGCTGAATTAGGCAGGAAAATGGATATAATCGACAGTAAACTGTTTACCGAATTGGTAGTGATTATCGCGATAACCACATTGATAGGTCCATTACTGCTAAAGTGGAGCTTAAGAGATAACGTCAAATACGCATAGCGATTTATTTAAACAATCTGTATATCTAAACCAGCCACATTTAGTGACTGGTGATAATTAAACCTCAACGGTTCTGGGAAAATAATAGCCTAATCCCAGATAAACTCTCGAAAGTGCTTACGGCAAACTGACTCGTAACTCTCATTACCACCAATGGCGACCTGTTCACCCTCTCTCATTGGCTTGCCGCTACCATCAAGACGCACCACCATATTGGCTTTACGACCACAGTGACAAATCGTTTTCAGTTCGACTAGCTTATCGGCCCAAGCAAGTAGGTATTGGCTGCCACTGAACAACTCACCTTGGAAATCGGTTTTAAGGCCATAACACAACACTGGAATATCGAGAATATCGACCACATAAGTCAACTGCTTGACCTGCTCTTTACTCAAAAATTGAGATTCATCAATTAGAATACAGTGCAGCGTTTGCTCTTTGTGAGCAGTGCCGATCATATTGGTTAAATCATCATCACTACCAAATACCTGCGCTTCGGTCTCGATGCCAATACGCGAAGCCACTTTACCTACGCCATATCGATTATCGATTGACGCCGTCATGACTAAGGTATTCATGCCGCGTTCACGGTAGTTATATGAAGACTGTAATAATGAAGTCGACTTACCGGCGTTCATTGCTGAGTAATAAAAATAGAGTTGCGCCAAACCGAGAGTCCTTAAGGATGAATTCATCGTTAGTCTAGCATTATTAGCTAGCACAAATCATCCACAATCCACCATATAGTGAGGCTAATCATTTGCTATTTTACTCACTAACTTTATCACCTTAACTAGTGTAACCCTCTAGAGAATAGCTAAACACTAGTGAGTTAACAGCTATTTTTAAGCGCTCTGATATCAGTATGATATAGCGCAACATTAATTGTTCACCCTCCCCTTACACTTGTCGTACAACGTTAATATTTAAAACTCAATTAAAACTCATATGGCCCACAAAACAACACACATTTAATGAGATAAGTTAACGCCATTATTAAGGATCAATTAACAAACAATTGATAGTGTCACTTGTAGACCCATCCGACTTAAAGATGCAGGATTCAGTGGGAGTTTAATGGGCTTTAATCAAGGCATTGATTGCCACGAATGGTTTCTCCCTTGGTAAAATCAATAACACAGAGTAAAGCCCATTAAAACCCATCATAGAAGGTGTTGTGCAAACCCACTTCGTTGTTGCACTCACTTAAAATGGAATAACCATTTCTATGTTAATGCGCCTAGAATTGAACTAGCACAGCGCCTCTGAAACGAGCATCTTCAGGTAGGATGGGTATAAAACTCATAAGAAATAACAACTATAATGAAGGAAGTATTACCAGATGCATAAAACACTCATCGCCGCAGCTATTACTGCAACGCTCGCGTTAAGCGCCTGCTCAACCACTAAAAACGATCCAATGGCAGCGACTATGGTGCAAACTCAGAATCCTTTTTTACAAGCCAGTGTTTTACAATATCAAGCGCCTGACTTTAGCTTGATTAAAGACGAGCATTTCGCACCAGCGCTTGAACAAGGGATCAAGGAGCATTATCAGGAGATCCTCGAATTAGCCAATAACCCCGATGCAGCCACATTCGACAATACCATTGTGGCGATGGAAAAAAGTGGTCAGCTGTTAAACCGTACCTCTAAGGTTTTTTATAACCTCACAGGATCAAACAGCAACCCAACACTGCGTCAGGTACAAGGCGAAATGGCGCCAAAAATGGCAGCGCATTCTGACAATATCAACTTAAATCCAGCACTATTTGCTCGGGTAGAGAGCATCTATAACAGCCGTGCAGATCTAAACTTGTCAGCCGAAGCTAACCGCTTAGTCGAAGTTTACTATCAGCGCTTTGTTCGCGCCGGTGCCAAACTGAGCGATAGCCAGAAACAGCAGATCCGTGCACTAAACGAAGAGCAATCTACACTCACCAATGAGTTTGCTCAGCGCTTAATGCGACTGACCAAGGAGATCGCTGTTGTTGTAGACAATGAAGCTGAACTCAGTGGTTTGTCAGACAGTGCCATTCGTGCCGCGGCAGCGGATGCTACAGCCAATGGCCACGACGGTAAGTATCAACTCAACATCACCAACACCACGCGCCAGCCAGTACTGACTCAGTTAGATAATCGCGAGCTGCGCCAGCAAGTGTGGCAAGCCTCTGCCAATCGTGGTCTTGAGGGCGAAAATGAAACGGCCTCCTTTGTTGCCCGTTTAGCGCAGCTTAGAGCGGAGCGCGCAGCACTGCTAGGGTTTGACAGCTGGGCAGATTACCGCCTTGCCCCACAAATGGCCAAAACGCCAGAAGCGGTGTACAAGATGTTCGGCTCTATGGTGCCAGCCGTTGTTGCCAACACCAATAAAGAAGCTGCCGATATCCAAGCGATGATAGACAGCACTGGCGGTGATTTTGAATTGGCACCGTGGGACTGGGCTTACTACGCCGAACTTGTTCGCAAAGATAAGTATGACTTAGACGCCAATGCTATCCGCCCTTACTTTGAGTTTGACCGGGTATTAGAAGATGGAGTTTTTTATACCCTTAAAGAGCTTTATGGTGTGAGCTTTACGCCTCGTCCAGATCTTCCTGTCTACCACCCAGATGTGAAAGCCTATGAGATGTTTGATGAAGATGGTACTAGTTTAGCCATTTTCTACGCCGACCATTTTGCCCGAGAAGGCAAACGCGGTGGAGCCTGGATGAGTTCGTTTGTTGGTCAATCTGAATTGCTAAACAGCAAGCCTGTGGTCGTCAATGTGATGAATATTAAAAAGGCGCCAGCCGGCGAACCGACCTTTGTCAGCTACGATGAAGTGACTACCATGTTCCACGAGATGGGCCATGGCACTCATGGTATGTTCTCTAAGGTAAATTACCCTACCCTTTCTGGTACCTCGGTTTCACGCGACTTTGTCGAGTTTCCATCAACCTTCGAAGAGGATTGGGCGGCGCATCCCAAGGTGTTAGCTAACTATGCCAAGCATTATGAAACTGGTGAGCCTATCCCAGAGGAGCTGCTTAATAAACTGCTTAAATCACGCAGCTTTAACCAAGGCTTCGATACCCTTGAATATATGTCGGCAGCACTGGTTGATTTAGAGTGGCATTCACTTAAAGCGGATGCTCCACTGCAAGATGTTGCCAGCTTTGAAGCTGCGGCACTTAAAAAACATGGGGTTGATCTGCCAGCTGTACCGCCAAGATATAAATCGACCTACTTTGCTCACGCGTTCCCTGGTGGCTACTCAGCTAGTTATTACGCTTACATGTGGAGTGAAATCCTAGCGGCCGATGCCTTTGCTTACGTGCAAACTCAAGGCGGCTTGAACCGTGAGATAGGCATGAAGTTTAGAAAAACCATTCGTGAGGTCGGTAATACTGTGCCGCCAATGGACGCCTACAAAGCCTTTAGAGGTCAAGAGCCAACGACTGAAGCCTTGCTTAATCGCCGTGGTTTAAACAACTAATACTCGTATTCATACTGTATTAATAGCTACAAAAAAGCCGCTCTCATTGAGAGCGGCTTTTAAATGCCTAACGAAAAGCTTTCTAAATTAAGTGGTCGTTCGCTGACAAGATTTAATCCGCAGTATAATCACGCTAATCACAAACAACACACTACAGGTCAATAAGCCTGCCATCACTGACTCAGTGAAACCAAGTACAATGTAGCCACCTAAACTAATGCCTGCGACAATTAACGCATAGGGTAACTGCGTGATCACATGGTCGATATGATGGCAGTTCGCGCCCGTTGAAGACAAAATGGTGGTGTCAGATATCGGTGAACAATGATCGCCAAATACTGCCCCAGCAAGCACTGCAGCCAGCATTGGTAGCATCATGCTCGTGTCACTTCCCATCGCCATATCAGCAGCAATAGGTAACATAATACCGAATGTACCCCAGCTGGTGCCGGTAGAAAATGCGGTTAAACCAGCCAGAATAAACAGCACTGCAGGCAACATCGCAAACGGAATATTACCGGTCGCTAAGCTCGCCATATACTTACCAGTTTCAAGCTGACCGATGACACCTGCTATCGTCCATGCAAAGAGCAAGATGTAGATTGCTGGCAG
The Shewanella sp. KX20019 DNA segment above includes these coding regions:
- a CDS encoding M3 family metallopeptidase, coding for MHKTLIAAAITATLALSACSTTKNDPMAATMVQTQNPFLQASVLQYQAPDFSLIKDEHFAPALEQGIKEHYQEILELANNPDAATFDNTIVAMEKSGQLLNRTSKVFYNLTGSNSNPTLRQVQGEMAPKMAAHSDNINLNPALFARVESIYNSRADLNLSAEANRLVEVYYQRFVRAGAKLSDSQKQQIRALNEEQSTLTNEFAQRLMRLTKEIAVVVDNEAELSGLSDSAIRAAAADATANGHDGKYQLNITNTTRQPVLTQLDNRELRQQVWQASANRGLEGENETASFVARLAQLRAERAALLGFDSWADYRLAPQMAKTPEAVYKMFGSMVPAVVANTNKEAADIQAMIDSTGGDFELAPWDWAYYAELVRKDKYDLDANAIRPYFEFDRVLEDGVFYTLKELYGVSFTPRPDLPVYHPDVKAYEMFDEDGTSLAIFYADHFAREGKRGGAWMSSFVGQSELLNSKPVVVNVMNIKKAPAGEPTFVSYDEVTTMFHEMGHGTHGMFSKVNYPTLSGTSVSRDFVEFPSTFEEDWAAHPKVLANYAKHYETGEPIPEELLNKLLKSRSFNQGFDTLEYMSAALVDLEWHSLKADAPLQDVASFEAAALKKHGVDLPAVPPRYKSTYFAHAFPGGYSASYYAYMWSEILAADAFAYVQTQGGLNREIGMKFRKTIREVGNTVPPMDAYKAFRGQEPTTEALLNRRGLNN